A single region of the Phaenicophaeus curvirostris isolate KB17595 unplaced genomic scaffold, BPBGC_Pcur_1.0 scaffold_219, whole genome shotgun sequence genome encodes:
- the LOC138734783 gene encoding uncharacterized protein, protein MGAAMDGFPQTPPLLVTLGTESTHTGVTDKVTMKANTTLREMNASAQSTTDFCSLEASNAATYSTFSLPSTVEPPDALHSTSSPTVFSKLISSTGLPAALQASAVTSRTLSSTASITLPISIATPTTLLSASPNPTRSTLLTTPISVVVVPFPLETSTTQLGTLSPTSALTTLTSKPSFVTSELPAGIGRSRNPSASHSKGATTSSQAPLSALLAGRAIFTRPVFFLGSWLTLSTSTLTVRTRSGIGQTTVHSTPISALTSTASQIPMTTRLANFETSFPQLFTVSYFETAKPLSKPSLISSNANSSASISPKPFLSSVDISATAHKQTSPLIKGSIPAAQPVMTVSSSQVASQIPISTYSSPSVIRRVSTPVSSPITSLKPKAMADTTVASQSLYKVPSAASPLLVNPTISDRSIASKDSRENKFITHTDSFSASSISKKPQKSIMSTVFPFRTLILPLNTTLITPEIAEYSSSSHTELKTDPVARSSGTFLPKDPSLTRSSPFFTILLSASVPPYTSHTTSSSLIPTVSRTSSLTRSLTATKTSISSLDTQGTSKSPVIDFTTSSVYSFTFTSNLSLSTNLSAALKTSISMPPLLTPTIAEATLDSQSSRVPMSSPPPKTTRISTVSLGKQSSSEEDGTISAISAGLITQSTTPMIMNTRVNATSLKAPYIFAKIPPSSSGSSLIASATTVASRMATETTDSSVADLEFFMASSSLPNTTETPMHVSLKSLFTSAVTQALQSTNETPKIIIMKTSGTTSPLSQTKITPFTASEVKYATLFERTAHISEGSQPSREQRNITKPKSTTTEKSSLPYLTVSAVQSSPFSRTTTSVKNLSLSGVLH, encoded by the coding sequence ATGGGTGCTGCTATGGACGGATTTCCTCAGACACCTCCTTTACTTGTTACTTTGGGGACTGAGTCAACGCATACTGGTGTGACAGACAAAGTAACCATGAAGGCAAACACCACTTTAAGGGAAATGAATGCATCTGCACAGTCCACTACAGACTTCTGTTCATTGGAAGCATCTAACGCAGCCACCTattcaacattttcattaccAAGTACAGTGGAGCCTCCTGATGCACTTCACAGCACATCCAGCCCtactgtcttttccaaactcaTCTCTTCAACAGgtcttccagctgctcttcaagCCTCAGCAGTCACATCACGTACTCTCAGTTCTACTGCATCTATAACTTTACCCATTTCAATAGCAACTCCAACAACCCTGCTCAGTGCAAGTCCTAACCCAACACGTTCTACATTATTAACAACACCAATTTCTGTAGTGGTAGTTCCATTTCCACTTGAAACATCAACCACTCAGCTAGGGACTCTTTCCCCTACTTCAGCTTTAACAACTTTAACCTCCAAGCCATCTTTTGTCACTtctgagctgcctgcagggattGGGAGGAGTAGGAATCCTTCAGCAAGTCATTCTAAGGGAGCAACAACATCCTCTCAAGCGCCTTTGTCTGCTTTGCTGGCTGGCAGAGCAATTTTCACAAGACCTGTATTTTTCCTAGGTTCATGGTTGACACTAAGCACATCGACTTTGACTGTTAGAACTAGATCTGGCATTGGTCAGACTACAGTTCACTCAACACCTATTTCTGCACTGACTTCAACTGCTTCTCAAATTCCTATGACTACAAGATTAGCTAATTTTGAGACAAGTTTTCCTCAATTATTCAcagtttcatattttgaaacagcaaaacccttgtctaaaccttctCTAATATCATCAAATGCAAATTCTTCAGCTAGTATTTCTCCAAAGCCATTTTTATCTTCAGTGGATATTTCAGCGACTGCTCACAAGCAGACATCTCCACTAATAAAAGGCAGCATTCCTGCTGCTCAACCCGTAATGACTGTCTCTTCATCTCAAGTTGCTTCCCAAATTCCTATAAGCACTTATTCGAGTCCTTCTGTAATACGCAGAGTATCTACACCAGTGAGTTCACCGATTACCTCACTGAAGCCCAAAGCTATGGCAGATACTACTGTTGCCTCCCAAAGTCTCTATAAAGtaccttctgctgcttctcctcttctAGTCAACCCAACAATCTCAGATAGGTCTATAGCAAGTAAAGactcaagagaaaataaattcataacaCACACTGATTCCTTTTCAGCTTCATCCATTTctaaaaagccacagaaatccATTATGTCTACGGTCTTCCCTTTTAGGACATTGATATTACCTCTAAACACTACATTAATTACTCCAGAAATTGCAGAGTACTCAAGCAGTTCACATACAGAATTGAAAACTGACCCTGTGGCACGAAGTTCAGGCACTTTCCTTCCCAAAGATCCTTCTCTTACAAGGTCATCACCTTTTTTTACAATCTTGTTATCAGCATCAGTACCACCTTATACATCTCATACTACAAGTTCTTCATTGATTCCCACAGTCAGTAGGACATCATCATTAACACGAAGTTTAACTGCCACCAAAACATCCATTTCATCTCTAGATACACAAGGAACCTCAAAAAGTCCAGTTATAGACTTCACAACTTCTTCTGTATATTCTTTTACCTTCACTTCAAACTTAAGCCTTTCTACCAACCTTTCAGCAGCACTAAAAACATCCATTTCAATGCCCCCTTTACTAACACCTACAATTGCTGAAGCCACTTTAGACAGCCAGTCCAGTAGGGTCCCTATGTCTTCACCACCTCCTAAGACCACTCGTATCTCTACTGTTTCTCTAGGAAAACAGAGTTCTTCAGAAGAAGATGGAACGATATCAGCCATATCAGCTGGACTCATCACTCAATCTACTACACCAATGATCATGAACACAAGAGTGAATGCTACATCCTTAAAAGCACCttatatttttgcaaaaatacCACCCAGCTCTTCAGGAAGTTCATTAATTGCTTCTGCCACTACTGTAGCCTCTAGGATGGCTACAGAAACCACTGATTCTTCTGTTGCTGACCTGGAGTTTTTTATGGCTTCATCTTCACTTCCTAACACCACAGAAACACCCATGCATGTGTCACTCAAATCTTTATTTACATCTGCAGTGACTCAGGCTTTACAGAGCACTAACGAAACTCCAAAAATTATAATCATGAAAACAAGTGGTACTACGAGTCCATTATCCCAGACAAAGATTACCCCATTTACAGCTTCAGAAGTTAAATATGCAACCTTATTTGAAAGGACTGCGCATATTTCAGAAGGCAGTCAGCCTTCGCGTGAACAAAGAAACATTACCAAGCCAAAGTCAACCACAACTGAGAAATCTTCCCTCCCGTATTTGACAGTATCTGCAGTTCAGAGTTCACCTTTTTCAAGAACTACCACCTCAGTTAAAAATCTCTCTCTGTCTGGTGTCCTGCAT